One Gossypium hirsutum isolate 1008001.06 chromosome A11, Gossypium_hirsutum_v2.1, whole genome shotgun sequence genomic window carries:
- the LOC107888030 gene encoding uncharacterized protein, whose amino-acid sequence MLQMGTMMAKVSKRNPNILEAGDVEKSSRYNDDIETPKKMMINVKEKSHKNQSEMMENQIDEMKIKKSTEWTTTQQPSHHRSSWCRLDRKENFDANMSEMTLGKRKFNHEILVDAETYPITDSPVKKAKEDNDCLEGHANFKSEKVFSYVSSELTQVISAAANWQADWNL is encoded by the coding sequence ATGCTACAAATGGGGACGATGATGGCAAAAGTCTCGAAAAGAAACCCAAATATTCTGGAAGCAGGTGACGTGGAGAAAAGTAGCAGGTATAATGATGATATTGAAACTCCTAAAAAGATGATGATTAATGTGAAGGAAAAGTCACACAAGAACCAAAGTGAAATGATGGAAAATCAGATAGATGAAATGAAGATTAAAAAATCTACTGAATGGACAACAACGCAGCAACCGAGTCACCATAGAAGCAGTTGGTGTCGATTAGACAGGAAGGAGAATTTCGATGCAAATATGTCAGAGATGACATTGGGTAAACGCAAATTCAATCATGAAATTCTAGTTGATGCTGAGACATATCCCATTACTGATAGTCCGGTTAAAAAAGCAAAGGAAGATAATGATTGTCTGGAGGGACATGCAAATTTCAAATCTGAGAAGGTTTTTTCCTACGTCAGCTCAGAACTGACACAAGTTATATCGGCTGCTGCCAATTGGCAAGCTGACTGGAATCTATGA